One Anopheles marshallii chromosome 3, idAnoMarsDA_429_01, whole genome shotgun sequence genomic region harbors:
- the LOC128712670 gene encoding chymotrypsin-2-like, whose amino-acid sequence MATTTARKREEMVYHQHLQGLTDFNEVRMGYFISRNILVSSDLFTISFYGALAILPLNIRLLFVENACSRIISSSSYAAEYIIGGMDAKEGAVPYQVSLQLQGKHFCGGSIVGDRWILTAAHCVVGVNLNETRVVVGTNNWKKGGIAYAVDRSFPYNNLSLNSFYMKDDIILLRLAFPLKLNNRVRQIAYTAEIVPDNATLTVTGWGRINKVQRPKMLQTLDVRHITLNRCRDIIDKSKFLSPYNIKLFENVMCTFKKRGQGTCNGDSGSPVTWKGKQVAIVKAKLTDECGVGLPDIQTRISFYHDWLQKTIASNSD is encoded by the exons atggcaacaacaacagcacggAAGCGTGAGGAAATGGTGTACCATCAG CATTTGCAAGGTCTCACCGATTTCAACGAAGTACGAATGGGGTACTTCATATCTAGGAATATACTGGTGTCCTCTGACCTGTTCACCATCTCCTTCTACGGCGCCTTAGCTATACTACCGTTGAACATTCGTCTCCTTTTTGTTGAGAACGC TTGTAGTAGAATCATTAGCAGTTCTTCGTACGCTGCCGAGTATATTATCGGAGGCATGGACGCCAAGGAAGGTGCCGTACCTTATCAGGTTTCGTTGCAGCTGCAAggcaaacatttttgcggtGGATCGATCGTAGGCGATCGTTGGATACTGACTGCTGCCCATTGTGTAGTGGG TGTAAATCTGAACGAGACGAGAGTTGTCGTTGGAACTAACAATTGGAAGAAGGGAGGCATCGCGTACGCGGTAGATCGTAGCTTTCCTTACAACAA TTTGTCGCTGAATTCTTTCTACATGAAGGACGATATCATATTGCTGCGGTTGGCATTCCCACTGAAGTTGAACAACCGCGTACGACAAATTGCATACACGGCGGAAATAGTACCCGATAATGCTACCCTCACAGTCACCGGATGGGGACGGATAAATAAAGTACAAAGACCCAAAATGCTGCAAACTCTCGATGTACGCCACATCACACTGAATCGTTGCCGAGACATTATTGATAAATCGAAATTCTTATCGCCGTATAACATTAAGCTCTTTGAAAACGTAATGTGCACTTTCAAAAAAAGAGGCCAAGGAACGTGTAAT GGTGATTCTGGCAGTCCGGTAACATGGAAGGGAAAACAAGTCGCCATAGTTAAAGCAAAGCTGACGGATGAATGCGGTGTGGGATTACCTGATATTCAGACACGCATTTCCTTCTATCATGACTGGCTACAGAAGACTATTGCCTCCAACAGCGATTAA
- the LOC128712671 gene encoding nucleoporin Nup188, which translates to MNDINGDIIQWRKLWQFVSGIHYGTPNADVKEKLFQVSKELVDGILHYKKPSKASEEKLQKLIKDRNQLKLQPFANKLHQYLDIDAVQSWQILCYYLVNEYRGAATALAEYISTETSMVKLLHDIWTYHTLERMVQLKVLKNMLEYFHSGTHPYSKEYREVVERMGLPALRKSYLTQLTHLIADPPSTQKAIPTDIMYGQTRVACAERRLRETNEILQILLLIVHYSGISPEELEQLFKLFRDHSFGKQQDHLDPGSEIHSELVKRITYNELALVFRTLDLSDKFDDADWIDRVVAALDGPMVSLHQFPEHGPLLLVWMLFNFRLQHTVEDEDTTRRYQQLGSRAIKLGVFEYLHAIVSHPMFKDQSLTARIVRKSIFNHLGFLCQLFDADESIAHHSNIYDLLSELLTSPTIATEFCKLEDHPIRALFNISLEHFPVEFTPLSKVAYALATAGSTQNSYIQGLLENLPVYTELYTGRNQYEIRSASSTNEDEFILCHDYTPSRKINFTIARGTKLIVRDMQNQRTYVHFSTSYNYFNALHHEINELLEDAQATSTLNSERVQRIAAGLKYLAVAVRRIQQPYDITSEMVHPTEMVFDVLLKFKSVPNPPIDLLVQCMNVCTALVPLFEQEIYTRIINLNILPSINNANLTYHEYANGVGYDSSLVGYYLMNVERSAGRYPLLMAYFNFLKTYTKLGRNNVFGVELPGAIFLLREVLPHANNWRYATGSDRYRVLVFVVQYIYEILQLSEEKLDSDYARRVLRDACVYSLLNRDNGLVLLKIVGLGNGYLQAVMERESNWMLVPEQQLNLMIQHSMTILMQILRLKKHIHEYDLSPLESAIYTQPKQRDTLRIIPMVTGYMSNIFNPRLPILSCRLLRRFAIEFRMSLLACLDMEPDQIRHTFLERLHDEIESDDLKLAVLEFVESCVHKQPGLTEAFFKVYYGKPDRRLLLAKDGSGAGAAGPTASGKGRPKTMINDGIPTYMEEFLEAISNDPVKLASPLLSRIMSLFHALWKNNMQALVNDLLQKPNFWLSLCNPLFSDQIASNMRSYSQLFNILGIELFRINSAAGIKMEPELAKVFERFTQTYSIFSRWVDIVLDLPDASRGRHIDKDGSEGNSSISGGWDGGADQTPDWLGRLQSFKDLLVLIVRKKEPGISLPDRCKTYLAERLLATLVERVEHVHDMRPLIVLSELYLIVLSDFDHKYTEDLDKDDEMLIRAEKLLSLLAVTYADIHQRAKEALIAIGIKTVEIQADRLLVNYTIAAEIIRSAVDIAGEEIHALELAIQAHGLKAKTGSDINEAKQYNSLLLAINLLKQLTISFDQPGTGSPMVQANSTRWVNWLVKGKLFQRLLSITGTVLPEYGRKKLVSELLNLLILLAESQSSEELLYSDVGDYLWLKLLPPKELLQRPYVMANETQQQWQTQDWWPIYSKGIHLVRALLSKHGYRFLRDAIFFVGIHEEYLMDSLMLAKQSLEPSAFVLILETLELLCTMVPYEKEWRLEHSQSLLNLMRCTQFLMDHCISLLYRPKILKRLTTGLADNVGFIVSDLEMDPSAIDTSDELVDAMNNLIEIVSLCAKCLLCFSPPLLALLCDVEFVPSQWCPLIEIQFGAPKLSTDNYAQLSFGSLLQAVCIFTKVLNLQHYSFNETPLNELPASEVAEHDDTTDGTLTMGLISRANRSALGGATSPASSSDVSRTGKRVQFSKTLSMTSVSSYTSNNAITLSNELLTHLDSKRCVCALEYVLTLLTSQSLFALKDTNLSQREKQLIKRELSSELLIFHDFVKKRILKDAKCILSRKKHGTVPIINDPYASLDDSNADADMTDRSTSTANDRSKASQQTKKQTASTSAQHSMRINVVRKMHLQHQQQQHQDATEQAVAGSAGHVMSPIAGLHGQEVGRSSSTPVLRGILKPSSSASIKRVMFDDGLGNENAKSVEPEDEPIFFEPQEPRFTGLSHVQMVEEDYIHLLSNVLLMIGQSET; encoded by the exons GCAATTTGTTTCTGGCATACACTACGGCACACCGAATGCGGATGTGAAAGAGAAACTGTTTCAAGTGTCCAAGGAACTGGTGGACGGTATTCTGCATTACAAAAAGCCTAGTAAAGCATCGGAGGAAAAGTTACAAAAGTTGATCAAAGATAGAAACCAACTGAAGCTACAACCCTTCGCAAACAAATTGCATCAATATTTG GACATTGACGCCGTTCAATCATGGCAAATACTGTGTTACTATTTGGTGAACGAATATCGTGGGGCCGCCACCGCACTGGCGGAGTACATTTCCACCGAAACGTCGATGGTGAAACTCTTGCACGACATTTGGACTTACCACACACTGGAGCGGATGGTGCAACTAAAGGTGTTGAAAAATATGCTGGAATACTTCCACTCTGGGACGCACCCGTACTCGAAGGAGTACCGTGAGGTGGTGGAGCGAATGGGTTTGCCGGCGCTTAGAAAATCCTACCTCACACAGCTAACGCACTTGATAGCCGATCCGCCTAGCACGCAGAAAGCCATCCCCACCGATATTATGTACGGACAGACGAGAGTCGCTTGTGCGGAACGAAGGCTTcgggaaacgaacgaaatacTGCAGATCCTGTTGCTGATTGTGCACTACAGTGGCATTAGTCCGGAAGAGTTGGAGCAACTGTTTAAACTTTTCCGCGATCATTCGTTCGGTAAGCAGCAGGATCATTTGGACCCGGGGTCGGAAATTCATTCCGAGTTGGTAAAGCGCATAACCTACAACGAACTTGCACTCGTTTTCCGAACTCTCGATCTGTCTGACAAGTTCGACGATGCCGATTGGATTGACCGTGTGGTGGCGGCCCTCGATGGACCAATGGTATCGTTGCATCAATTTCCCGAGCATGGCCCACTGCTGCTTGTGTGGATGCTGTTCAACTTTCGGCTACAGCATACGGTAGAGGATGAGGATACGACCAGACGTTACCAGCAGTTAGGATCACGAGCCATCAAGCTGGGTGTGTTTGAGTATCTTCACGCGATCGTATCGCATCCGATGTTCAAGGATCAAAGCCTAACGGCACGCATTGTACGGAAATCCATCTTTAACCATCTTGGCTTCTTGTGCCAACTGTTTGATGCCGATGAATCGATCGCTCATCATAGCAACATTTACGACCTGCTTAGCGAGCTGCTTACCTCGCCGACGATCGCTACGGAGTTCTGCAAGCTTGAAGATCACCCCATTCGGGCGCTTTTTAACATCAGCTTGGAACATTTCCCCGTGGAATTCACACCACTATCCAAGGTAGCGTACGCACTAGCAACGGCAGGATCTACGCAAAACAGTTACATACAGGGacttttggaaaatttgccTGTCTACACGGAACTCTATACTGGTCGCAATCAGTACGAAATTCGGAGTGCATCCTCCACGAACGAAGATGAGTTTATACTGTGCCACGATTACACACCTTCTAGGAAGATTAATTTCACCATCGCCCGGGGAACAAAGCTGATCGTGCGCGATATGCAAAACCAGCGAACATACGTGCACTTCAGCACCAGCTACAACTATTTCAATGCACTACACCACGAAATTAATGAACTGTTGGAAGATGCTCAAGCAACGAGCACTCTGAACTCGGAACGTGTGCAACGGATTGCGGCCGGTTTAAAGTATTTAGCCGTGGCCGTCAGACGCATACAGCAACCGTACGACATCACCTCGGAGATGGTGCACCCAACAGAGATGGTTTTCGATGTGCTGCTCAAGTTTAAATCGGTTCCGAATCCACCGATCGACTTACTGGTTCAATGTATGAACGTTTGTACCGCTTTGGTGCCGCTGTTCGAACAGGAGATATACACGCGCATTATCAATCTAAACATCCTTCCGTCGATTAACAATGCGAATTTAACCTATCATGAGTACGCCAACGGTGTAGGGTATGATTCGAGCCTGGTAGGCTACTATCTAATGAACGTGGAACGCAGTGCTGGTCGCTACCCGTTACTGATGGCGTATTTTAACTTCCTCAAAACGTACACCAAGCTTGGTCGCAATAATGTGTTCGGTGTGGAACTGCCGGGAGCAATATTTTTGCTGCGAGAGGTACTGCCGCACGCGAACAATTGGCGCTACGCGACAGGATCCGATCGGTACCGCGTGTTGGTATTCGTCGTACAGTACATCTATGAAATTCTGCAGCTGAGCGAAGAAAAGCTGGACAGCGATTATGCGCGTCGCGTGCTAAGAGATGCGTGCGTGTACAGTTTGCTAAACCGTGACAATGGTTTGGTGCTATTAAAGATCGTTGGTCTAGGCAACGGGTACCTGCAGGCGGTGATGGAACGGGAGTCGAACTGGATGCTCGTCCCGGAGCAGCAACTAAATCTGATGATTCAACACTCGATGACGATACTGATGCAGATACTGCgactaaaaaaacacatccacgAGTATGACCTTTCGCCATTGGAATCCGCGATTTACACGCAACCGAAGCAACGAGATACATTGCGCATCATACCGATGGTAACGGGTTACATGAGcaacatttttaatccccGACTGCCCATCCTGTCCTGTCGCTTGTTGCGCAGATTTGCCATCGAATTTCGTATGTCTCTGTTAGCATGTTTGGACATGGAACCGGACCAAATACGGCACACGTTCCTGGAACGATTGCACGATGAAATTGAGAGTGACGATTTGAAGCTTGCCGTGCTGGAGTTCGTTGAGTCGTGCGTTCACAAGCAGCCGGGACTTACGGAAGCTTTCTTTAAGGTGTACTATGGCAAACCAGACCGACGATTGCTGTTGGCGAAGGATGGTAGTGGTGCAGGAGCAGCAGGACCAACAGCCAGTGGAAAAGGTCGTCCAAAAACGATGATCAACGATGGCATACCGACGTACATGGAAGAGTTCCTCGAAGCGATTTCAAACGATCCGGTCAAACTTGCTAGTCCGTTGTTGTCGCGCATCATGTCATTGTTTCATGCGCTCTGGAAAAATAACATGCAAGCGTTGGTGAACGATCTGCTACAGAAACCGAACTTTTGGTTATCGCTATGTAATCCGCTGTTCAGCGACCAGATTGCGAGCAATATGCGATCGTACAGCCAACTGTTTAACATCCTTGGCATTGAGCTGTTTCGCATTAATTCTGCCGCGGGAATCAAAATGGAACCGGAGCTGGCGAAAGTGTTTGAACGGTTCACACAAACTTACAGCATCTTCTCACGCTGGGTTGACATTGTGCTAGATCTTCCGGATGCTTCTCGAGGGCGCCACATCGACAAAGATGGCAGCGAGGGCAATTCGAGCATCAGTGGTGGCTGGGATGGTGGAGCAGATCAAACACCCGACTGGTTAGGACGATTACAATCCTTCAAGGATCTATTGGTACTGATCGTGCGTAAAAAAGAGCCGGGAATTTCGTTGCCCGATCGTTGCAAAACCTATCTTGCCGAACGTTTGTTAGCGACTTTGGTCGAACGCGTCGAACATGTGCACGATATGAGACCTTTGATCGTGCTTTCCGAGCTGTATCTAATCGTACTCTCCGATTTCGATCACAAGTACACCGAGGATCTGGATAAGGATGACGAGATGTTGATACGGGCCGAAAAGTTGCTAAGTTTGCTGGCTGTAACTTACGCTGATATACACCAGAGAGCCAAGGAAGCACTGATTGCTATTGGAATTAAAACGGTCGAAATACAAGCGGATCGCTTGCTGGTAAATTATACAATTGCTGCGGAAATTATACGCTCGGCCGTCGACATTGCCGGGGAGGAAATACATGCGCTAGAGCTTGCTATTCAGGCTCATGGTTTGAAGGCAAAAACCGGAAGTGATATAAACGAAGCCAAGCAGTATAATTCGCTGCTGCTTGCCATTAACTTGCTGAAGCAATTGACCATAAGTTTCGATCAACCTGGGACAGGATCCCCGATGGTACAAGCAAACTCCACGCGGTGGGTTAATTGGTTGGTGAAAGGCAAACTATTTCAGCGTTTGCTCAGCATCACGGGCACGGTACTACCGGAGTACGGCCGAAAGAAACTAGTTTCGGAGCTGTTGAACCTGTTGATTCTGCTTGCCGAAAGTCAAAGCTCGGAGGAATTGCTTTACAGCGACGTAGGAGACTATCTATGGTTGAAGCTGTTGCCACCGAAAGAGTTGCTTCAACGTCCGTATGTTATGGCGAAC gAAACGCAACAACAGTGGCAAACGCAGGATTGGTGGCCGATTTACTCCAAAGGCATACATCTGGTACGAGCGCTGCTGAGCAAACATGGATACAGATTTTTACGCGATGCCATCTTCTTCGTTGGTATTCATGAGGAATACCTAATGGATTCGCTTATGCTCGCTAAGCAGTCACTCGAACCCAGCGCTTTTGTGTTGATACTCGAGACTCTCGAACTGCTTTGCACGATGGTACCGTACGAAAAGGAGTGGCGGCTGGAACATAGCCAAAGTTTACTAAATCTTATG CGATGTACACAGTTTCTTATGGACCATTGCATTTCGCTACTCTACCGACCGAAGATATTGAAACGTCTTACAACGGGGTTGGCGGACAATGTTGGATTTATCGTGTCCGATCTGGAGATGGATCCAAGCGCTATCGATACTTCCGACGAGCTGGTGGATGCGATGAATAATCTTATCGAGATAGTGTCCCTGTGCGCCAAATGTTTGCTGTGTTTCAGTCCTCCCCTGCTGGCGCTTCTGTGCGATGTCGAGTTTGTACCGAGCCAGTGGTGTCCACTGATAGAGATACAGTTTGGAGCGCCTAAACTTAGCACGGATAATTATGCGCAGCTGAGCTTCGGATCGTTGCTTCAAGCGGTGTGCATCTTTACGAAAGTTTTAAATTTG caACATTACAGTTTCAATGAAACTCCACTGAACGAATTGCCAGCTAGTGAAGTCGCGGAACACGATGATACAACGGATGGTACGCTTACTATGGGTCTTATATCACGAGCTAATCGATCTGCACTAGGCGGAGCAACGTCCCCTGCATCATCGTCCGATGTATCGCGTACCGGCAAAAGAGTACAATTCTCAAAAACACTCTCAATGACAAGCGTGTCCAGTTACACGTCCAACAACGCTATTACGCTTTCGAACGAGTTGCTCACCCATCTGGACAGCAAACGGTGTGTCTGTGCACTCGAGTACGTTCTAACGCTGCTAACATCGCAGAGTTTGTTTGCGCTGAAAGATACGAACCTTTCCCAGCGCGAGAAGCAGCTGATCAAGCGCGAACTAAGCTCGGAACTGCTGATATTTCATGATTTCGTGAAAAAGCGCATACTGAAGGATGCGAAATGCATTCTATCGCGCAAAAAGCATGGCACTGTGCCTATCATTAACGATCCTTATGCGTCTCTTGACGACAGTAATGCGGATGCCGACATGACAGATCGTTCCACTAGCACTGCCAACGATCGTTCGAAAGCTTCTCagcagacaaaaaaacaaacggccaGCACCAGTGCACAACATTCGATGCGCATTAATGTGGTGCGAAAAATGCATTtacagcaccaacagcaacagcaccaagaCGCAACCGAACAAGCTGTGGCAGGAAGCGCCGGTCATGTGATGAGCCCGATCGCCGGACTCCATGGGCAGGAAGTTGGCCGTAGTTCATCGACACCGGTACTGCGAGGTATCctaaaaccatcatcatccgcttCCATCAAACGGGTCATGTTTGATGATGGGCTGGGCAATGAAAATGCCAAAAGCGTGGAACCGGAAGATGAACCGATATTTTTCGAACCGCAAGAGCCACGCTTTACCGGTCTGTCGCATGTGCAGATGGTGGAGGAAGATTACATCCATCTCCTGTCAAACGTATTGCTTATGATTGGACAAAGTGAAACCTAA